agtatctggacactgttatGATATTTATCAAGTTAACTCAGCAATACTGACCACTGCAATAACGCAACAAACTTTCTTACAGAAGGGCATATGTTTAGCTAAATTTGGTAACAACACATCGATATTGTTCAATTTCTCCTTAGAATGTAACTGTGACAGCTTACTCTCATTGCATGAGTTGTACTGGGCCTGGGGTCAATGGATGGGTTGCTCTTCTCTCGGCTGAAGTGAAGCGTTCGCACATCCTTATTCTCAATAGCACTACTGACTCGTAATGAGCTCATTTTCCGCTACAAAAAAGAACATTATAAAACATATAAACCAATCATCAAATATCATTCACAACAGAACATCAGCATAAATAAAGTATCAAAGAGGGATAATAACATACCCGTAAGTGCCTTGCTTTGCTTCAGTTTGGTTTCGATGGTAAACATGACAGTTTTAGGACAAAACATCATTTAAACACTAAGTCCAACCTGGTTTCTAATTCACAGTTGCTGCCATCATGGTAGCTGTGGATTACAGCGACAACTGTTCGTACTTGCACCAGTTACAGGTCTGTATTTCTTACAAAGTATCTTCCTAACCCAGGAAGATAGCACTCTAATTGTGTACTAGTAGACAATTTTAACGTAATTGCTTTTGACAGTCTCTAGTGTCAGACCGAGTGCTCAGTTGTTACCTTGCCCTTCTCCTGCTGCAAGTCGTAACCTAGTGGTGGCAGGGCGGTGTTCTTCTGTAAGGGGGCAGGGGTTATTCTCTTGATGCAGATACTGTTTGGCATCTCCTCCTcctaaacaggaaacaaaatttgTAAGAAGTCAAGAAAATCCATTATGCTTGTCTGCAAAAGATTTTCCAGCCAATTCACAGATGGTCTAAGCAACCAGTGAAGTGTTGATGCCTACTGAAACCAACTTTCCCCTCTATACGAATAGCACTGTCTTTAAGTTGTTAACACATATTTTGGCAAAGACTTATCATTATTCAGACAGAAATACAAACTGTTTCCAGTCTAGCAGGCTAACAAACCATGTCATATGCTACTATGCCAGATTATACAGATAATACAATAAATATCTTCTTAAAACAGATCATCTAGAAGGCGCAGTGTCACAACTGGATGTTACTGTAATTTCACTGAGACATTCTTGTCATATTAGGATGTCTGCCAGCAGGAAGATCTTTATATTTTAGTTGTATACAACTAATGTTCTCACCACACTTGGTGTCTTGGATCTGTCAGGGAGAGGTGCCAAGGCCTTACGTCGACTGGGGTAGGGCAGCATCTTCACACTGGTTGGTCGCTTCCCAATCATACTAGAGCTAGGGCGAGCCGGAGATACAGACTCCGAATCTGTCGACTCTCTGTTTTAGAAGAAACATATGTCAAAACTTATCGGGAAAAGCCTACATCTTcaacaaaaatgttttacaatgaCATAGTTACTATATCGCTTgacacatgtatcacattcacTGCTCACATACGAAACACTAACACTAAACTTAAGAGTCTGGTGATCAAATAACATCTGCAATGACAGACGTTAAACGGAAGCATAATATTGTGTCCTATTCATATACAAATTGAGAATGGACAGAATATATTCCATAATGTCCCTTTGAACACTACATAGTAAAAAACAATATCAATCCAAGTTTTGGACTGAATGCTATTTGTAACACATTTCTTCACCAGCAAGAAATAAATTTGCATTTAATATGTCAGCAGGGCGCTCACACCAAGCTTAAGGCTTTTGAGCCCGTGCTATGATGTAATATTAACTACATTACTGTAAATGAAACATAGTGCTTCTCCAGATGTGTGCCTGGGGCTTCTATATTCATTCGAGGTACATCAATATTACCAAGACTCAAAAGTACACAGGCCAAGGTAAATTCCAGCAATGTAGGCAGATTCTAAACATGAGATAAGAGAATGAACACAGTTCATGACTTAAGGACACAATATTGTTGTACACAGGCAAATACTCTTACGGTGCATTCTTGTTTTTGAGAGTAACCCTGGAGATTTGGAGACAACCATCTATGGACTTCTGAGGGTCAGTTGTgccgatgtgtgtgtgtgcccgtTGTAGGGACAGTGCTTGGAACTGCTGCAATCAAAAATTGACAAATTGCTGCTACTTTCACTGACAATTACTACATCTTACAATCACAGCAATAGCTGATGTTAAAATTTCACTGATCTGAGTAGTGCTCTTTCGGTACCTCATTGGAAAGATATATGAAAATCGATTTCTGTTGGTAGGAGCACAAACTGACCTGTGTCCAAAAGATTCCATCACAGTTTTCTAATCACAGGCAAAATATAGAATCCCTTACATGCATATGAAACAAGTGAAATCAAGTGATCTTGCAGCAACAGAGGTTGCTAACCATCATTCCATAATTCCAGAGTCATCGATACACATGAAAGCCCTATGTATAGTCTGTCTACTCTGCATGGTGCCATTTATCAGGTTATCCCCCTTTagatgaatgaaaatgaaaggTAATTGAAAAATCCAATTCAAAAGGTGTACTGATATCACAATTAACTGAATTTCCTCAGGTGTTATGTCATGATTGATAATGTAGGTTTATCAAAGGGCGTGTAGAAGCACAAAGCATTATACTTACTCTGGGTTGCATCAAGCCCATATAGGAGGAATCCCTGGTTGTGCGGCCAGGGTCATGGAGGCCGATGGGCGACACATGGAACCCTGATGAAGGCACTAGATCTTGTTTGGATTCTAGAAAACAAGATCCATTATTGACACAacaaaaaaattgaaaataccACTCAATTCAAAACAGAAGTTGACTGATTACATTTAGTGAAACTGGCACATGCGTCAGAGCTTCTTGGCGGTGAATTACTGAGTAAACCTTCCAAGGTAATATAGTACATGCTCATATGTCATCATGTTCTTTCAAGAACCGAAAGGCTATCAAACGCTTGAATCACAATGTCTTTTGCAAGTAAAGTAAACATATTCTCTCTCAATATGTATCAGTTAAAACATACCTATTAGATTGGAATACTCCTTAATGATTGGCCTCATCCAGGAGATGATctgaaacaatacacatacATTTAAACTTCCTATAATTAAACCATTTTACTGTGTCAGCAatcaatatatgtatatattcaatGAATGACTTGTCTgcctttgtgtgtgtgaagcccatttccagtgtcccctcaccataatattgctggaaaattgctaaaagcattgtaaaactAGACTCGCTTATTATCAGGTCATGCACTAAGTTGTTTCtgtttcatcaaaatatttaagACTGACCTTCGTATGTAACACATAATGCTCAAAATCCACTGTCACCCCCATTAATTCAACATTAGTTTTATCAGTGGGTGATTTCCCTCACCTCATTCCACATACAGTCGAACACGGAACTAGCTACGCTATCTTTGACACAAGCATTAGGGGTGATGGGAGGATAACCTATCCGTCGCCGTCGAGGGGTGATCTGCTTCTTGTGTTCAGAGTCTTCATGGCTGTAACATATCCAGCACATTTACATGTCAGAATGACAAGTGATACATTTAGTGACATTAGACTTGCTATGGAAACTGCGATATCTGGAAAGAATGTGTAACAATATATTCGGATCATGACAATATCATGACATATACATACAGTGATATTTGACTCATAGGTTCAAAAAGAAGTTTGGAAACATAAACCAGTACATACACATCCTTATAGTCGATGGCGATGACCTCCTCGTAGTCACCATCTTGTGCCAGTATTTCCTCAAAGAGATAAGCATACTCATTGTTGGAGTAGTCCCTGTCTGTGTGGATAGAAGCAGCATCAACCGGCGCCTTCATTGCCTTCATCTGCCTACCTGTTACACTTAGCCTGCAAGAACACACCATGCTGTCAATTATACATGTGGGTTGGGTTTATCTTTATGTATCTGTACTGTGCTCTATGAAGATGTTTCTCTCTTTCATCTCTAACTTCTTAAATGTAAGTCAGAATACATTACCCTCAAGTCAAGTTTTGTGATATCATTATAGACTGCATCACACCTGGATGGTTCAGTGTCAAAGAGTTGAAGTGAAAAATACTGTGACTAATACACACACATGAGGGGATGTCAacaagttttgagccttgcagagaaaaacacaaaatattggtatgaaccacatttatttttcaacatagtcgccttgtgagtcaagacacttgttccatcttttctgccagtcgctgatgccatctctgtagaaggtgacattttggtcctcaaaccaagcctcagtagcagcaataagctcattatcatcctgaaatctacgaccatccaagtgtttcttgagatttgggaacagatggtaatcacttggtgccaggtctggagagtaggggggatgcggcaagatttcgtacccgcattcttGGGCAGCAGCGGCTACAACGCGAGAGgcgtgtactggagcattgtcttgatgtagaagaataccacgtctgatcttgccccggcgcttctccttgattgactgtcgcacttgcctcaacaagttagcataatattccccattcattgttcttccttttggtaagtaatctttgctatcccagaagactgtcgccattaccttctgcattgatctggaggctttgaactttttggtcctgggagaagtgacatgtttccattccatggattcttgtttgctctcaggatcatagtggtggatccaggtttcgtcacaggttactagcctaaagtggaaatcttctggattcttgttgtatctggtaagcatggagttgcttatggtgacccttgtttgcttcatttcatctgtaagcattcttggcacccatcttgcgcacaccttagacatgacgagatgttcatgtagaattgtctcgatggatccgtgtgaaatgcctgtggtctcctctaactcatgGAGTGTGATTCCATGATTTTCCAGCaaaagtctatgcactctgtcaatgttttcctgactagtgcttgttgttgggcgacctggacgggggtcatcttcaagactctgtctaccatgcttaaattcatcgacccatcgtttgatggtagcagatgaaggggaagacttcccataaactgctgaaagcctttcttcaatgttcttcgccaagtttccttcaagaactaaaaacttaattactgctctatactcaattttattcattttcactgccatgAGGGGGGTGACTTTCTGTTAGTGTGAGCTGTTTAATAaattctgagagtaggataccaaaacttatatatcacatcagctacaccccaaggttcaatgtcgtaccataggctgtgacacctgggtatgaaaaatgctcaaggctcaaaacttattgacatcccctcgtacttTCATACAATCAGAACCGTCAAATCAGGGACAAACTATGCTGGCATTCACAATTAGAACAGGTTCCCAGGAAACTTTACTGGATTATGTCACTTGTATTGTGAACAACAGATATTGGACAAAGATGGGCCAAACATCTGTTGCTATGACAGACATGACGTATTTACTGGTTGTACACTACTTTAACCACATATGTGGAAATTCATCAAAATGTTGTGGACCAATAAATTGTAGTGTCGTTTGTTTAAGAAATTATCAATGAATACATTGTTGGGATAACCCATGTAGAGACCCACAAAACTTTAACATAAAAAAGATCAATGAAGGCAGTTTTGAGTGAAACTAACATTTAAAGATTAAATTAAGAAAAGGTCAGGACAACATTAATTAAAGGTCaaatgcaacgtaaaacacaactttgcagattctgatatctttcggtatgcacttactgaaacaaataatcaaaaatgccagttcaacctataaatatgaaaaaaaaaaaaacacaatgcaaaaaagccagcgaaataggagttcaaacaattcattaTTTTTCTCCCAGCACTGAGCGTAGTGAATAGTTTTGAGgatcttgaaacagtatgcctgcccggagtatgaggtcgagAGCGTAGTCTACACAAACAAGTCAATTATCTACTCATGTGCATAGAAAGCGGCTAATTcatttcaagggaggtaaaaacaaatgtacaaaataatgcaattttgatttgcgattatatgcttagaattttgtttattgttttttcttaatcagcagtgcattttacatatcatgaataggtgataactgtgttttaattatttttgaacgtttggttgcatgtgacctttaacatccATATTTTGTTAAGAAAGTTACACACTGTCCTAATCATCACTAACATGAAACATCTTATCAAACTACCGGTAGATATGACAATGCCAGGGTGATTTTATCTCACTCTAGTAATCAGTGGCATTAAATTTTGTAAGATTACATGTGGACATGAAACAACCTACACATGCCATCATCCCCTGCTTAGAAAAATCTATTTGGCCCAGAATAAATACAAGCTCAATTACATGTTACAGCGCTCTACTATCAAAATTGTAATAAtgccatttttatttttcaattcaTTGAACAGAGGAGAAATGGGCCTGTTGTAAAATGCCAGCCATTGATGGCAAGAGCTCCACCATGGTGACAGAACCCCAACAGTTTTTAATCCCTTATGTAACTAGGTGTGAAATGTGTAAGTTCACAGACAAACAGCTGTCCTTCAGGCAGCTTAACAGCAGGGGCCAATTGTCCCAATATTGATGGAAATTGAGAAGTAGTTCAAGTGAAACGTGCCTCTCACACAGAATACTCGTCTATGTCCCATGGTTGCCATGGTGAACATATCAACAACATCAAAACACTGACTGCTAGCTTTTGTTCAGCTGAACTTTTTGTTTGATGTAATTTAATGTCAAGCAAAAACTGAAGAATTTAGCCAAGATATTATCGATAAAAACTCTTCAATGGAACAACTTTTTTTCTATACCtaagaaagttttcaaatgaaataaattttccaacaaaacattattttgagCCTATTGCTTTCTTCTCCTCTGTCAATCCTTGCCTTCCTGGATACCACTGTCACACAAATATTTACTTAATTGACAGAAAGTGTTTCTCAGTGTCTCACTGCCAACAAAGACACATTCaatatttgttgtatttttcacaTTGTAATTAAATTGGATCAActattcaaatatatattaatacaaAAGAAACAGTATATTATGACATCCACTGAAGATAATTATGCCGGCAAAAATGATACATTTGAATTGGTGTTTTCCTttgtttgttaattttgtttttgtttgttatttagttGTTGTGTGGTTAATGTCAACCTACAAGGCCGAGGCCTCTAGAACTCTtataacaatcaagtctggaccagataatctagaGACTGACATTAAGATCATTCATGCACTCTGTGTACAATGCCTTACAATCACTGAGCTTGacctagtctgtctcatagtccctgaaccacataattttccctactgccttgtCCTCACTGCAATACAAAAGCCcaaaataaagcaagtctatatttcctcaggttctggttctgaattggtcttcctggggctctttttcaatttatatgagtttctttgttactatcaaaataatatattttcagagactgaaCATTAGTCTAAGCCTGACCATGCCATCCATTAGCTGGCCACACGTGATTGGCCTTGGATGCTAGGGATAATCGATCCTTACCCAAGAATCCCCTTGGGAATCATACATTtgctgaaatgttttatttgcttttttgttttatGTAGCATTCAACattattcctggaatatttgtcagtcaacaaacatcataaacCATCAGAATATAATGAATACCAGTGACAACACTTGACCCAAATCAGTGGCCTCTTAAAGAAAAGAATAGACTACTGGCCACCTGTGCTAACTCAGATAATCACAGAAATGTGCAGTCCAATGGACTACATATTATTATTTCTCCTTTTCTTGAGTGATCTGGGTTTAACACACTTTCAAAAGTATTCCATTTATATCACTGCTTTCCAGCATGACCAGGACAGCAGAAGATGATTTGACACACAGCAGAGGCATACATGGATTCTCTGATATTAAGTACAGTGAATAATGGTGCCTTCACCCAGTGTTTCCTTTGAACTACTGATGACCATCAAATCCAACATGTCCACAACAGTGTTTCCCTAACATTCAAAACACAATACACCCGAGTCCACCTACCCCTGAGAATCAGCTGATATGGAGATGTCGTTGTCGGTGACGTCAAGGAGTAGCCCTGGTGAGGAGAGACGAGGGCTGTCCTGGGGTATCTCTTGAAAACCTTCATCCTGGGGTTCCACCTTCTGGGTGCCCAAAACCCTGCAACACAGGTGATAGTGGGGTGTAACATTTGGTATTAGATTATTACACTTATAAGCACATGTCTGTGTCTTTGGGTGCTTGTTCTAGTCCCCACCAATGAGAGTTTTACAGTTTACAGTGTTTACATCTTGCTAAAGTTTTATCATGAACACCCACACAGACAATAGCCTTACATCAGACTAATCCTTGCTTTAACCCCTTAATGCAGAAAACCAAGCAgggcaacaacaagtaccatcttttaCTTTCTTCTGGTATGATGACAACGTCAGGATTCAAACCACTGTCCTTACACCATGAATGGGGGTCAATACACTGGCATTTTTCTACAAGGTACCATGACATATATCCTCTCCATCTTCAAACATACATTAATATTGAATTGGAAAACAAATGCAAAATGAAGACTAATAGTTTCGTCCAAGGCACCAATAAGTATACGTAACAATAAAATATGAAGCACTGCCTCACAGCTACAGCTTGGTACCTACCTGAGATGAGGAAAGTGAGTGCTCCAGTCCTTACATTCCTTGAATATGCTGGATGGGTTTTCACTGCTACCTTCAAAAAGGAACCGCTCAATCTCATCAAACAGCTGGTTCACTGTCTTAGCTGCCTGTCGGTCAAACTCCTGAAAAAGATAACAGATGTGCACCAGTGATATAACAGGATTGACATGGTTCCATCAGCTAAAACTATCATGATACCCCTCAAAACCCACAAACACCTTTTCCTTTCCAAAACTACTAAATCGTTTTGTCCACAACAATCTGCAATAGCATGACAAGCATGACCTAACTGGGACTAGGTAAACTAGCTGAAGCTGGACATCAGTAACTGATGACAGGTCACAGTGTCAGGTAGGTTACAGTTGGTAGGTGAGTCAGTGCCTTGGTTTGAACACAATGTCAGTCACAATGCAACATGCCAGTCTAATGTATGTGGAATGCACATTGATGCATTATATGGATATGGCGAGACACTGGTGAACACAAGGTATAGTGGTGAGACTACCAAGCAAAGCAAATTTGTAAGGGGCTCTGTGTGCTGCTGTTTCAGGATCTGAATCGAGGAACCCACAATGGTTAGGACAGGGACCAGTttagactatgacaaggtgtgACATGAAAGAAACCAGCCATTCCAAGAATCACATTTGACCGACACCAGACATGACAAAGATCAGGTAATCACATGACTGGCCATCTGTATATAGGACTTTTGTCAAGGAGTTGATATACTCACATCCCAAGTGCAAGAGGAGCCGAGACTGCTCCTCTCGGTGGTGTTGCCAGTCGTCCATCCCCCATGTGATGCTGACAGCGTACTGTGTGTCTCAATTGTAGGGGATGACCGCCCACTGCTTGCCGGGGTTGAGTTGAGGCTACAAGAAGATTCATAAACCATCACTAATAACCAgataaaaaatgcactaacaaATACAGCACCTAATTTCTTTTTTGCTAAAATATGATAATTTATGAACTGTGTATTGATCAAAGTGCATTCAATACTCAGTATGCATGTGTCCTCTGTACAAAACTGAAACAGACAAATTGTGAAAAATGCTCAAACAGTATTACAGAGTTATGATATCAGGTATCAGCCTATTTCAATTCCTTTTCATTTCACGAAATATTTCAGGTTAGAAAAATCTCCCACTCTCATGGACTAAAGAAATTGTGGAGGTGGACTTGTTAATGTCAGTGGTGCAACACCAAGATTGTCATAGGGCTGTTCCCTTAATGACGACTGGATGCTTTCAGTTGCAATCTTTGGACATCACACACCCAGATCAAATTACCAGCTTTCTTCATGTTTCTCAATACTCAACAAAACTAATAAAAAATGCAATCATTTATCAGCATTATGTAAactgttgtttaaaaaaatggatGGGTCACTACATCATGTTTAAAACAGGTGTGTCACTGAATCCACTCAATTTGGTCTTAGTGAATAGTGTAGTTAGGTAAACATATAGCACAGCACGTTTGAATGTACCTAAACCAAATAGAGGGGCAAACAAGCATATTTTAACAGAACAGAGTAATTCTCATTTCTGCCtcaatatgtattttttaacaCTAAAAGGTCTGTGAGAACACATGATGAGTCAATAAATGAATGTCATATTTATTCTGTTCGTCAAGCGTGCTTTATGCTCCTCATGTAGCTACTGCACACAACACTATGCATGGTCACAATGTCCATACCTAAACTATTGGCATCAGCATGCACAGCACATTCACTTATGCCTAATGATAACGGCAGGTTTAGTAATTGGGCCTCAATAATGGAAATATCATCAGTGAATCAATAATGATATGAAGATGGATAATGATTCTCGTTAAACTAATCACTGATGCTATCTCATACAGTGCCATGCCATGATTAAAGTGGTGAATTCTGAATAGATCTCAGTGGGGTAGGGATTGTGTTGAGGCAGTCACAAACATTCGCTCCAAGGGAAGAGGGAAGGTAGCTTTTAGGTAATGGGGGTCAGTTAAGGAAGCAGTGACATTCAATAGGTGTCAGTGAGGGATGAAGAAAGCAGGAACAGGTCATGGTAATCCAGAAAGGAAGAAGTGACAGATAACGGTGGTGAGGGAAGGAAAAAGAAAGCAGTAACAGGCCAAGTTGGTCAGGGAAGGAGGAAGCAGTGACAGGAAATGTTGGTCAGGGAAGTAGGAAGCAGTAACAAGCCTTGTTGGTCAAGAAAGGAAAAAGAAAGCAATAACAAACCATGCTGGTCAGGGAAAGAGGAAGCAGTGACAGGAAATGTTGGTCAGGGAATCAGAAGCAGTAACAGACCATGTTGGTCAGGGAAGGAGGAAGCAGTAACAGGCCATGTTGGTCAAGGAAGAAGGAAGCAGTGACAGGCCATGTTGATCAGGGAAGGAGGAAGCAGTGACAGGAAATGTTGGTCAGGGAAGGAGGAAGCAGTAACAGGCCATGTTGATCAAGGAAGAAGGAAGCAGTGACAGGCCATGTTGATCAGGGAAGGAAAAAGAAAGCAGTAACAGACCATGTTGGTCAGGGAAGGAGGAAGCAGTGATAGGAAATGTTGGTC
The nucleotide sequence above comes from Haliotis asinina isolate JCU_RB_2024 chromosome 5, JCU_Hal_asi_v2, whole genome shotgun sequence. Encoded proteins:
- the LOC137283638 gene encoding protein FAM149B1-like isoform X2 — encoded protein: MSKYVRKPVPFDQRLAVRGFTRTPIDDRPPLDSVDEDPIMRQILQSIHEPVSSLNSTPASSGRSSPTIETHSTLSASHGGWTTGNTTERSSLGSSCTWDEFDRQAAKTVNQLFDEIERFLFEGSSENPSSIFKECKDWSTHFPHLRVLGTQKVEPQDEGFQEIPQDSPRLSSPGLLLDVTDNDISISADSQGLSVTGRQMKAMKAPVDAASIHTDRDYSNNEYAYLFEEILAQDGDYEEVIAIDYKDVHEDSEHKKQITPRRRRIGYPPITPNACVKDSVASSVFDCMWNEIISWMRPIIKEYSNLIESKQDLVPSSGFHVSPIGLHDPGRTTRDSSYMGLMQPRQFQALSLQRAHTHIGTTDPQKSIDGCLQISRVTLKNKNAPESTDSESVSPARPSSSMIGKRPTSVKMLPYPSRRKALAPLPDRSKTPSVEEEMPNSICIKRITPAPLQKNTALPPLGYDLQQEKGKRKMSSLRVSSAIENKDVRTLHFSREKSNPSIDPRPSTTHAMRSDTPFQMGTSGRRSSTPLGYSRGMLHGSKSLGITGSSLQHSSDLGPPPNIMENEGMEESPLHNQWPPNASRRRTVRT
- the LOC137283638 gene encoding protein FAM149B1-like isoform X1, with amino-acid sequence MTLHITGVDPDTHTHLTYLLLKQLPHLSPSNLPLHTYTLAHTGRGKGYGPQLPPLIALGKGAPSSSSSSRVTSVSSSSGSFVRERLDEILVVRGRGFTRTPIDDRPPLDSVDEDPIMRQILQSIHEPVSSLNSTPASSGRSSPTIETHSTLSASHGGWTTGNTTERSSLGSSCTWDEFDRQAAKTVNQLFDEIERFLFEGSSENPSSIFKECKDWSTHFPHLRVLGTQKVEPQDEGFQEIPQDSPRLSSPGLLLDVTDNDISISADSQGLSVTGRQMKAMKAPVDAASIHTDRDYSNNEYAYLFEEILAQDGDYEEVIAIDYKDVHEDSEHKKQITPRRRRIGYPPITPNACVKDSVASSVFDCMWNEIISWMRPIIKEYSNLIESKQDLVPSSGFHVSPIGLHDPGRTTRDSSYMGLMQPRQFQALSLQRAHTHIGTTDPQKSIDGCLQISRVTLKNKNAPESTDSESVSPARPSSSMIGKRPTSVKMLPYPSRRKALAPLPDRSKTPSVEEEMPNSICIKRITPAPLQKNTALPPLGYDLQQEKGKRKMSSLRVSSAIENKDVRTLHFSREKSNPSIDPRPSTTHAMRSDTPFQMGTSGRRSSTPLGYSRGMLHGSKSLGITGSSLQHSSDLGPPPNIMENEGMEESPLHNQWPPNASRRRTVRT